A stretch of the Paenibacillus dendritiformis genome encodes the following:
- a CDS encoding electron transfer flavoprotein subunit alpha/FixB family protein: MSKTILVVAETKGGVLRQVSYEAISAARMAAGDGGTVTAAVIGADAARHAADLAPYGADHIYTVEHSALIHYHPEAYFAALQAVVQEAKPDGVFFGHTAQGKDLAPQLAAALGAGQISDVIAIEADGSGELLYTRPLYAGKAMEKKKFLAGPWIVTIRPNNIQPPSAEAGRTAPVSAIAYPEPPLAAVIREVVQNTAGKMDLSEAKIIVSGGRGVRSAEGFKPLEELAEVLGGAVGASRGACDAGYCDYALQIGQTGKVVTPELYIACGISGAIQHVAGMSQSRVIIAINKDPEAPIFQIADYGIVGDLFEVVPLLTEQFKQALQA, translated from the coding sequence ATGTCCAAAACGATTCTTGTCGTAGCCGAGACGAAAGGCGGCGTTCTCCGGCAGGTATCCTATGAAGCGATCAGCGCGGCCCGCATGGCCGCAGGCGATGGCGGTACCGTGACCGCAGCCGTGATAGGGGCGGACGCTGCCCGTCATGCAGCCGATCTGGCCCCCTATGGCGCGGATCATATTTATACCGTAGAGCATTCCGCTCTTATTCATTATCATCCGGAAGCTTATTTTGCGGCGCTGCAGGCCGTCGTGCAGGAAGCGAAGCCGGATGGCGTATTCTTCGGCCATACCGCGCAGGGCAAAGATTTGGCTCCGCAATTGGCCGCCGCATTAGGCGCGGGACAGATCTCCGATGTCATCGCCATTGAAGCGGACGGCAGCGGCGAGCTGTTATACACTCGCCCTCTGTATGCAGGCAAAGCGATGGAGAAGAAAAAATTCCTGGCGGGACCATGGATTGTCACCATCCGCCCGAACAATATTCAGCCGCCGTCAGCCGAAGCGGGCCGGACCGCCCCGGTATCGGCGATCGCGTACCCCGAGCCGCCGCTGGCCGCCGTCATTCGCGAGGTGGTGCAGAATACGGCCGGCAAGATGGATTTGAGCGAAGCGAAAATTATTGTCTCCGGCGGCCGGGGCGTCCGCAGCGCGGAAGGCTTCAAGCCGCTGGAGGAGCTGGCCGAGGTGCTGGGCGGTGCCGTCGGCGCTTCCCGCGGGGCATGCGATGCGGGCTATTGCGACTATGCCCTGCAAATCGGCCAGACCGGCAAGGTCGTCACGCCGGAGCTGTACATCGCCTGCGGCATCAGCGGCGCGATCCAGCATGTGGCCGGCATGAGCCAATCGCGCGTCATCATCGCGATTAACAAGGATCCGGAAGCGCCGATCTTCCAGATTGC
- a CDS encoding electron transfer flavoprotein subunit beta/FixA family protein, whose translation MNIIVLVKQTFDTEEKIVIENGKVMDDDVKFVLNPYDEYAVEEAIRIRDEQGGKITVVSVGPDRATEALRTALAMGADEAVLINDERIGTDEHAVAQALAAFVGTESADLVLGGNFSVDNGAGQVAVRLAKLLGIPHVSAITKLEIADGRAVCSRDAEGDTEVVELPLPALFTAQQGLNEPRYPSLQGIMKAKKKPLREMTLDDFSITAEARTAQAELFLPPQRQAGKLISGEPAAQAQELFRLLRTEAKVV comes from the coding sequence ATGAATATCATCGTATTAGTCAAGCAGACCTTCGATACGGAGGAAAAGATCGTCATCGAAAACGGCAAAGTCATGGACGACGATGTCAAATTCGTGCTTAACCCCTATGACGAGTATGCGGTCGAGGAAGCGATTCGCATCCGCGATGAGCAGGGGGGCAAAATCACCGTCGTCTCCGTGGGACCCGACCGGGCAACCGAGGCGCTGCGCACCGCGCTCGCCATGGGCGCCGACGAAGCGGTCTTGATCAATGACGAGCGCATCGGCACGGATGAACATGCCGTCGCGCAAGCATTGGCCGCCTTCGTCGGGACGGAATCCGCCGACCTCGTGCTCGGAGGCAACTTCTCGGTCGATAACGGCGCAGGCCAAGTGGCTGTCCGGCTGGCGAAGCTGCTCGGCATTCCGCACGTGTCAGCCATTACGAAGCTGGAGATCGCCGACGGGCGCGCCGTCTGCTCCCGGGATGCCGAAGGAGACACCGAGGTCGTGGAGCTCCCGCTTCCGGCGCTCTTCACGGCCCAGCAAGGGCTGAACGAGCCGCGCTACCCTTCGCTGCAGGGCATTATGAAGGCGAAGAAAAAGCCGCTTCGCGAGATGACGCTGGACGATTTCAGCATCACCGCCGAGGCGCGTACGGCGCAGGCGGAGCTGTTCCTGCCTCCGCAGCGGCAGGCGGGCAAGCTGATCTCCGGCGAGCCGGCAGCGCAGGCGCAGGAGCTGTTCCGGCTCCTGCGCACGGAAGCCAAGGTCGTATAG
- a CDS encoding TetR/AcrR family transcriptional regulator, with protein MASQKKEKYSQILEAAVKVFAEHGFHRSQVSRIAKTAGVADGTIYLYFKRKEDILISLFREKLGELIGKFHASLEETTGAKEALRKVCEIHFTELGNNPDLAFVTQIELRQSSLELRKEIGKIIKPYIVLIEKIIVQGIEEKVFRADLDVKLTRLLIFGSMDEVVTSWLISGQKYSLIGQLDGTVGFFLKGLEA; from the coding sequence ATGGCAAGTCAGAAAAAAGAAAAATATTCCCAAATCCTCGAAGCCGCGGTCAAAGTATTCGCCGAACACGGATTTCACCGTTCGCAAGTTTCCAGGATTGCGAAAACGGCCGGAGTCGCTGACGGTACGATCTATCTTTATTTCAAGCGAAAGGAGGATATCCTTATTTCTTTGTTCCGCGAGAAGCTTGGCGAGCTGATCGGCAAGTTTCACGCGAGTCTCGAAGAAACGACCGGAGCGAAGGAAGCGCTGCGCAAAGTGTGCGAAATTCATTTTACCGAGCTGGGGAATAACCCGGACCTCGCCTTCGTCACCCAAATCGAGCTGAGACAAAGCTCGCTCGAGCTCCGCAAAGAAATCGGAAAGATCATTAAGCCATACATTGTGCTCATTGAAAAAATCATCGTGCAAGGCATCGAAGAGAAAGTGTTCCGCGCCGATCTCGACGTCAAGCTTACCCGCCTGCTTATCTTCGGCTCCATGGACGAAGTCGTGACGTCCTGGCTCATCTCCGGGCAGAAATATTCGCTCATCGGCCAGTTGGATGGTACGGTAGGCTTCTTCCTCAAAGGACTGGAGGCCTAA